Proteins encoded in a region of the Nitrospinota bacterium genome:
- a CDS encoding CopG family transcriptional regulator — MKASDFDKKFDEGKDVTTYLDLRKAKRAGRALKRVNVDFPIWMVRQMDKEAHRLGVTRQSLIKLWLADKLQHTHT; from the coding sequence ATGAAAGCCTCTGACTTTGACAAGAAATTCGACGAGGGGAAGGACGTTACCACTTACCTTGACCTGCGCAAGGCCAAACGCGCCGGGCGCGCGCTAAAACGCGTGAACGTGGACTTCCCCATATGGATGGTGCGCCAGATGGACAAGGAAGCCCACCGCCTGGGAGTCACACGCCAGTCCTTGATCAAGCTTTGGCTGGCGGACAAACTGCAGCATACCCATACTTAA
- a CDS encoding BrnT family toxin, with protein MMEFEFDREKSEANKAKHGIDFDEARALWNDPDFVEIPARLMDEPRFVIIGKIEGKLWSAVITYRSGNIRLISARRARKEEMEIYESL; from the coding sequence GTGATGGAGTTTGAATTCGACAGGGAGAAAAGCGAGGCGAACAAAGCCAAACATGGAATTGATTTTGACGAGGCCCGGGCTTTATGGAACGATCCTGACTTTGTGGAAATCCCCGCAAGGCTGATGGACGAGCCGAGGTTTGTGATTATCGGAAAAATCGAAGGGAAGCTTTGGTCGGCTGTCATAACGTACAGAAGCGGAAACATCCGCCTGATATCCGCGAGGCGGGCGCGAAAGGAAGAGATGGAAATTTATGAAAGCCTCTGA
- a CDS encoding epoxyqueuosine reductase QueH, producing MERVKSRFLLHVCCAPCSPYVVETLRTDYDVTLYFYNPNIHPEEEYRKRLDELRAWAGKIGVPLIEGEYKAAEWFDAVKGLENEPERGARCEVCFTMRLSEAARMAKKMGFETFGAVLTVSPHKDAVVINRIGEQMGAAAGVNYFTADWKKKDGFKKTVALGKAENFYRQNYCGCVYSARK from the coding sequence ATTGAACGGGTGAAATCCCGTTTCCTTCTCCACGTCTGCTGCGCCCCCTGCTCCCCGTATGTGGTGGAGACGCTGCGCACGGACTATGACGTGACGCTCTATTTCTATAATCCGAACATCCACCCGGAGGAAGAATATCGCAAGCGGCTGGACGAACTGCGCGCGTGGGCCGGTAAAATCGGCGTCCCTCTCATCGAGGGGGAATATAAGGCGGCGGAGTGGTTTGACGCGGTGAAAGGGCTGGAAAACGAGCCGGAACGCGGGGCGCGCTGCGAGGTATGCTTTACGATGCGGCTTTCGGAAGCTGCGCGGATGGCGAAAAAGATGGGTTTTGAGACATTCGGCGCGGTGTTGACAGTCTCCCCCCACAAGGACGCAGTGGTGATAAACCGGATAGGTGAACAGATGGGCGCGGCGGCCGGCGTGAACTATTTTACGGCCGACTGGAAGAAGAAGGATGGATTCAAGAAGACCGTGGCCCTCGGCAAGGCGGAAAACTTCTACCGCCAGAATTATTGCGGATGCGTTTACAGCGCAAGGAAATAG
- a CDS encoding bifunctional proline dehydrogenase/L-glutamate gamma-semialdehyde dehydrogenase: MINEEKLESETKRAGSLIIEHTSVKSPHFWEPFFWERQAIEWVSSDPAVKNGALRFVDVFPSLASSKSIVRHMLEYLPREVLNLHLPHIHAVEDAVEGVLGAPLAIPVRAAVARMAGWFIAGATMEQAARALDRIIKDGMTYTLDLLGEATLSEKEADAYAEKYVNLIRFMAAGRAHGDPAVNVSLKLSSLSPRFGPICPEFASAQVARRLRPIFRAAMESGAQVNIDMEKYELRDLTLAVFRSIMEEDEFREWEGAGIVAQAYLMDAEESLDSLIGWATGRGKRISVRLVKGAYWDSEVITARANGWPVPVFTDKGETDECFEKLTVKLLANTEFVNAAIATHNIRSMARAVAAAKELNVPAGRFEIQMLYGMADPVKKALAEMGIPVRVYAPFGELLPGMAYLVRRILENSSNESFLRHFLVEMETGDALLEKPAPMKAVAPTGESTASAPRVFVNEPAPRFHLEKTRNEMDAAIELVSRRLGKHYQMIIGGQSASNGEFSQSLNPSDPSMVVGHAAMATPGHAAAAMETAHRAFKEWRRTPVEGRGEIFQTAAALIRERKSELAAWQIFEVGKTRAEALADVDEAIDHLEYFALAALTSPEDRITQKVLGESNQMKRRPRGVGVVISPWNFPMAILAGMTIASLAAGNTVVIKPSSESPVTAALFVDILRDAGIPPGAVNLLFGPGETVGMELIKHPAASFVYFTGSWETGRAIAAAAQSESGFVKILAETGGKNAVIVDESADLDEAVAGVIASAFGYGGQKCSACSRVIVMNNVYAAFSKRLLDAAEGLIVGLPSQPHAHYGPLISASARAKVEKYIELGRNAAKPLLMREIKNLPGHYCGPAVFGDVPPDSAIAQEEIFGPVLTLIRAKGFDGAIRIANGVNYALTGGIYSRTPSNVSRFVERVEAGNIYVNRPITGAVVGRQPFGGFKRSGYGTVKAGSEELLRELTVSVTVSENTVRHGYSPDMG, translated from the coding sequence ATGATCAACGAAGAAAAACTCGAATCCGAGACCAAGCGGGCCGGCAGCCTGATCATCGAACACACATCCGTGAAATCCCCGCATTTCTGGGAACCGTTCTTCTGGGAACGGCAGGCCATAGAGTGGGTGTCGTCCGACCCGGCCGTCAAAAACGGAGCGTTGCGGTTCGTGGACGTGTTCCCGTCGCTTGCGTCGTCCAAGTCCATCGTCCGCCACATGCTCGAATACCTGCCAAGGGAGGTGTTAAACCTCCATCTGCCCCATATCCACGCCGTGGAGGACGCCGTGGAAGGGGTTTTGGGCGCGCCGCTGGCCATCCCTGTCCGCGCCGCCGTGGCCCGCATGGCCGGATGGTTCATCGCCGGGGCCACCATGGAGCAGGCCGCCCGCGCGCTGGACAGAATAATCAAAGACGGCATGACATACACCCTCGACCTTCTGGGCGAGGCCACCTTGTCGGAAAAAGAGGCGGACGCCTACGCGGAAAAATATGTGAACCTCATCAGGTTCATGGCCGCCGGAAGGGCGCATGGCGACCCGGCGGTGAACGTTTCGTTGAAACTTTCGTCCCTGTCGCCCCGGTTTGGCCCCATATGCCCGGAATTCGCCTCCGCGCAAGTGGCCCGCAGGCTGCGCCCCATATTCCGCGCGGCGATGGAGAGTGGCGCGCAGGTGAACATAGACATGGAAAAGTATGAGCTGCGGGATCTGACCCTGGCGGTGTTCCGCTCGATTATGGAGGAGGACGAATTCCGGGAATGGGAGGGCGCCGGGATAGTGGCCCAGGCGTACCTTATGGACGCGGAGGAATCGCTAGACTCGCTGATAGGCTGGGCCACGGGGCGGGGGAAGCGGATCAGCGTCCGGCTGGTGAAGGGGGCGTATTGGGACAGCGAGGTGATAACAGCCCGGGCCAACGGATGGCCTGTGCCAGTGTTCACGGACAAGGGGGAGACGGACGAGTGCTTCGAGAAACTCACCGTAAAGCTTCTTGCCAACACCGAATTTGTGAACGCCGCCATCGCCACCCACAACATCCGCTCCATGGCCAGGGCCGTGGCCGCCGCCAAAGAGCTCAACGTGCCGGCCGGGCGTTTTGAGATACAGATGCTCTACGGCATGGCGGACCCTGTGAAAAAAGCGCTGGCGGAGATGGGAATCCCCGTGAGGGTGTATGCCCCGTTCGGCGAGCTTCTGCCCGGGATGGCGTACCTTGTGCGGCGGATTCTGGAGAATTCGTCCAACGAATCTTTCCTGCGCCATTTCCTCGTGGAGATGGAGACCGGGGACGCTCTGCTGGAAAAACCGGCCCCGATGAAGGCCGTTGCGCCAACGGGCGAATCAACCGCCTCCGCGCCCCGCGTATTCGTCAACGAACCGGCTCCACGGTTCCACCTGGAAAAGACGAGAAACGAAATGGACGCCGCCATCGAGCTTGTGTCGCGCAGGCTGGGCAAGCATTACCAGATGATCATCGGCGGGCAAAGCGCGTCGAACGGAGAGTTTTCGCAGTCGCTCAACCCTTCCGATCCTTCCATGGTGGTGGGGCACGCGGCCATGGCCACGCCCGGCCACGCCGCCGCCGCGATGGAGACGGCGCACAGGGCTTTCAAGGAATGGCGCCGCACACCGGTGGAGGGGAGGGGAGAGATATTCCAGACCGCCGCCGCATTGATACGCGAGAGGAAGAGCGAGCTTGCCGCGTGGCAGATATTCGAGGTGGGAAAGACCCGGGCCGAGGCGCTGGCGGATGTGGACGAGGCGATAGACCACCTTGAATATTTCGCGCTGGCGGCCTTGACCTCGCCGGAGGACAGGATCACGCAGAAAGTTCTTGGCGAGAGCAATCAGATGAAGCGCCGTCCGAGAGGGGTGGGCGTGGTCATATCTCCATGGAACTTCCCCATGGCCATACTTGCCGGGATGACGATTGCTTCCCTGGCCGCCGGGAACACCGTCGTTATAAAACCGTCGTCCGAATCTCCGGTGACGGCGGCGCTCTTCGTGGACATATTGCGCGACGCTGGAATACCACCCGGCGCGGTGAACCTGCTGTTCGGCCCGGGGGAGACGGTGGGGATGGAGTTGATAAAGCACCCCGCCGCGTCGTTCGTCTATTTCACCGGATCGTGGGAGACGGGGCGCGCCATAGCCGCCGCCGCGCAAAGCGAAAGCGGATTTGTGAAAATACTGGCGGAGACCGGCGGGAAGAACGCCGTGATCGTGGACGAATCGGCGGACCTGGACGAGGCTGTGGCCGGCGTAATCGCGTCCGCATTCGGATACGGCGGGCAGAAATGCTCCGCATGTTCACGGGTGATCGTGATGAACAACGTGTACGCGGCTTTCTCGAAAAGGCTTTTGGACGCGGCGGAAGGGTTGATCGTGGGGCTCCCTTCGCAACCGCACGCGCATTACGGGCCGCTGATCTCGGCATCCGCCAGGGCCAAGGTGGAAAAATATATCGAGCTTGGCAGGAATGCCGCAAAGCCCCTTTTAATGCGCGAGATAAAGAACCTTCCGGGGCATTATTGCGGCCCCGCCGTGTTTGGCGACGTACCGCCGGATTCGGCCATCGCCCAGGAGGAGATTTTCGGGCCTGTGTTGACGCTTATCCGCGCAAAGGGATTTGACGGAGCCATAAGGATCGCCAACGGCGTCAATTACGCGCTGACCGGCGGTATATATTCGCGCACACCGTCCAACGTGTCGCGGTTTGTGGAGAGGGTGGAGGCTGGCAACATTTATGTTAACCGCCCCATCACCGGCGCCGTTGTAGGCCGCCAGCCCTTCGGCGGTTTCAAAAGGTCCGGATACGGGACGGTGAAGGCCGGATCGGAAGAGCTTTTGCGGGAGCTTACCGTCAGCGTGACGGTGAGCGAGAACACCGTCCGCCACGGCTACTCGCCGGATATGGGATAA
- a CDS encoding ORF6N domain-containing protein encodes MKSKAVKKANAPAAALAERRIFLVREQAVMLDSHLAELYGVETFNLNKAVRRNKERFPEDFMFQLTKEEAESLRFQFGISKAEGRGGRRYLPHVFTEQGVAMLSGVLRSGKAVRVNIEIMRAFVRMKRALIADRELARRMEMVEKTTTLHGERITVLSGIVRGMIEPPEKPKRKIGFTK; translated from the coding sequence ATGAAAAGCAAAGCCGTGAAAAAAGCGAATGCTCCGGCGGCGGCTCTTGCCGAAAGGAGGATATTCCTTGTCCGTGAACAGGCCGTCATGCTCGACTCCCATTTGGCGGAGTTGTATGGAGTGGAGACTTTCAACCTTAATAAAGCCGTCCGGCGCAATAAAGAGCGCTTCCCGGAGGACTTCATGTTCCAGTTGACCAAGGAGGAAGCGGAATCTTTGAGATTCCAATTTGGAATCTCAAAAGCGGAAGGACGTGGCGGCCGCCGTTACCTTCCCCATGTTTTCACGGAGCAGGGGGTGGCCATGCTCTCCGGCGTTCTGCGAAGTGGGAAAGCCGTCCGGGTGAACATCGAAATCATGCGCGCCTTTGTGAGGATGAAGCGGGCCTTGATTGCGGACAGGGAACTGGCCCGGCGCATGGAAATGGTGGAGAAGACCACGACGCTGCACGGGGAACGGATAACCGTGCTGTCCGGCATTGTGCGCGGGATGATTGAACCACCCGAAAAGCCGAAACGGAAGATCGGGTTTACGAAATAA
- a CDS encoding hybrid sensor histidine kinase/response regulator, translated as MWPETVRRYLTGFGIALLLTGSPASGSVNFVPVYAVPEKMDLTDYFVTVDEVEIRKSGHGAIFTEEVADAENQAAPPGKYKTRWLRAQMENKSGRQQVLLFAVMTDYEIHADFFVSTGAGGFKLYRAGMLDDLGGENRTPPYYYAPLDFGPGEKKTIYFRTDSYFAKRYQATLWAKPFLDNTLSAQFIISGLIVGSMAIMAFYNFFLYLVLRDASYLYYSAYAMSVSIVVFLVKATVIKYGLLTIWEYPVWLAFWGWTTQIFIYLFMRSFLGISREKTPVINALTLAVIAACFMALMDGVVNPDFARITSAFTLSLLFTSAFVLAIGLIQWRRGAEGASYFVAAWAVLSVTFVGKGVSALLGFPMNYAIFHLTGFGIVAENTLLSLALAYRIKVIREEKELAQLEIQRTLESSKNELEKKVEERTRELSDTNAELMTAKEAAENATMLKDKFVGLVSHDLRSPLGGIIGMADILGLSKEYSLDEVKKSDIVKRIHGTAKGLVALIDQLLNISRIKTGKLTPSKSYFAARGLVEMYISNLAAVAEGKGIRLVNEIPGGMRLFADPALYGEVVTNLLSNALKFTRQGDTVTVYAPEERPGTIAVRDTGSGIPAKIIGDLFKHEIKTSLTGVNGEKGTGLGLPYCHDIMLAHNGTITVDSREGEGSVFRITLPQVTHVIMIADDQEAQREMIKASLSNISGAAFIDAGNGDEAVNRLTEAVPDLIITDIEMPVMNGFSLLQTIRKNENWAGIPVIVATSAVVDGTPAYDELLAEVKAMGADDLTSKPVTTSGLYAKVCAIINR; from the coding sequence ATGTGGCCTGAAACTGTCCGCCGCTATCTGACCGGGTTCGGGATCGCGCTGTTGCTTACCGGCTCACCGGCTTCCGGTTCCGTCAATTTCGTTCCGGTTTACGCCGTTCCGGAAAAAATGGACCTTACGGACTACTTTGTCACCGTTGATGAAGTTGAAATCCGGAAAAGCGGCCATGGCGCAATTTTCACTGAAGAAGTTGCGGACGCGGAAAATCAGGCAGCCCCGCCCGGCAAGTACAAGACAAGGTGGCTGAGGGCCCAGATGGAGAACAAGTCCGGCCGCCAACAGGTTCTTCTATTCGCGGTGATGACCGATTATGAGATCCACGCCGACTTTTTCGTTTCAACCGGCGCGGGAGGATTCAAGCTGTATCGCGCGGGGATGCTCGACGACTTGGGGGGGGAGAACCGCACCCCGCCGTATTATTACGCTCCGTTGGATTTTGGGCCCGGCGAAAAAAAGACAATCTATTTCAGGACCGATTCGTATTTCGCAAAGCGCTATCAGGCCACGCTGTGGGCCAAGCCATTTCTGGACAACACTCTCTCGGCGCAGTTCATAATTTCGGGCCTTATCGTCGGCTCCATGGCGATAATGGCCTTCTACAATTTCTTTCTGTACCTTGTGCTAAGGGACGCAAGCTATCTTTATTATTCCGCTTACGCCATGTCCGTTTCCATCGTGGTGTTCCTGGTAAAGGCCACGGTGATAAAGTACGGGCTGCTGACCATATGGGAATACCCGGTGTGGCTTGCGTTCTGGGGCTGGACCACGCAGATATTCATCTATCTTTTCATGCGAAGCTTCCTGGGGATCAGCCGTGAAAAGACCCCGGTGATCAATGCCTTGACCCTGGCCGTCATTGCGGCCTGCTTCATGGCTCTTATGGACGGAGTCGTCAATCCCGACTTTGCCAGGATAACAAGCGCCTTTACCCTCAGCCTCCTTTTCACGTCGGCCTTTGTTCTTGCGATCGGCTTGATTCAATGGCGGCGCGGAGCCGAGGGCGCCAGCTATTTTGTGGCCGCATGGGCCGTGCTAAGCGTCACGTTTGTGGGCAAGGGGGTCTCGGCTTTGCTCGGTTTTCCGATGAACTATGCGATCTTCCACCTTACGGGCTTTGGGATCGTGGCCGAGAACACCCTGCTGTCGCTTGCGCTTGCCTACAGGATCAAGGTGATACGGGAGGAGAAGGAACTGGCCCAGCTTGAGATACAGCGCACCCTGGAAAGCTCTAAGAACGAGCTTGAGAAAAAAGTGGAGGAGCGCACCCGCGAACTGTCCGACACCAACGCGGAGCTTATGACAGCCAAGGAAGCGGCGGAGAACGCCACCATGCTCAAGGACAAGTTCGTCGGCCTGGTCTCCCACGACCTGCGTTCACCGCTTGGGGGCATCATCGGGATGGCGGACATCCTGGGCCTCTCAAAAGAATACTCCCTGGACGAGGTGAAGAAATCGGACATCGTAAAGCGCATCCACGGCACTGCCAAAGGGCTTGTTGCGCTCATAGACCAGCTTTTGAACATAAGCAGGATAAAGACCGGCAAACTGACCCCGTCCAAGTCCTATTTCGCCGCCAGGGGCCTTGTCGAAATGTACATTTCCAATCTGGCCGCCGTGGCGGAAGGCAAGGGGATCCGGCTTGTGAACGAAATCCCCGGCGGCATGCGCCTGTTCGCTGATCCGGCGCTTTATGGAGAGGTCGTCACAAACCTGCTTTCCAACGCGCTCAAGTTCACCCGCCAGGGCGATACGGTGACGGTGTACGCCCCGGAGGAAAGGCCCGGGACGATAGCCGTGCGGGACACCGGCTCTGGCATACCGGCGAAAATCATAGGGGACCTTTTCAAGCACGAAATAAAGACATCGCTCACCGGCGTCAACGGCGAAAAAGGAACCGGGCTGGGCCTGCCGTATTGCCACGACATCATGCTGGCCCACAACGGGACCATCACCGTGGACTCCAGGGAAGGGGAGGGGAGCGTGTTCCGCATCACCTTGCCGCAGGTCACCCACGTGATAATGATCGCCGACGACCAGGAGGCGCAGCGGGAAATGATAAAGGCCAGCCTGTCGAATATTTCCGGGGCCGCTTTCATCGACGCCGGGAACGGGGACGAGGCGGTCAACAGGCTTACGGAGGCAGTCCCCGATCTGATAATCACCGATATTGAGATGCCGGTGATGAACGGATTCAGCCTGCTGCAGACGATCAGGAAGAACGAAAACTGGGCGGGTATCCCGGTGATTGTGGCCACAAGCGCCGTCGTGGACGGGACGCCGGCCTATGATGAATTATTGGCGGAAGTCAAAGCAATGGGGGCGGACGATCTTACCTCCAAGCCGGTGACCACCAGCGGCCTTTACGCAAAGGTGTGCGCCATAATCAACCGCTGA
- the miaB gene encoding tRNA (N6-isopentenyl adenosine(37)-C2)-methylthiotransferase MiaB yields MDFKRKKLSIVTLGCQMNRHDSEWIAGLLADEYDVTGDEAEADLLVVNTCAVRDKAEQKFFSLMGRLRPLKAGKRDMVIGVAGCVAQEQGEQIIKRQPLVDIVFGTKAVEKLPSLLKKFEETGRPQVDVSAESDYDEYPMKRESAVSAWVSIMRGCGNHCSYCIVPSTRGAEQSRPMESILAEIRDLAEKGYKEITLLGQNVNSYGAGLSQKATFPELLRKADAIMAGHGGGWLRFVTSHPKDLSDDLIAAMAELESVCPALHLPIQSGSDRILAAMRRGYTAERYFERVENLRRKIPDLALTSDVIVGFPGETQEDFEATLKAVEQAEYDNIFLFKYSPREGTDATKLPGRVDANTARERFDAVMDIQRDITRRRYESWTGKEITALTDGPSKRDPLRYSARTPQNITVNFGADMDFTGSFIRARIIKAKRYSLDGSINGQLSQRQAR; encoded by the coding sequence ATGGACTTTAAACGCAAGAAACTTTCCATCGTCACCCTCGGGTGCCAGATGAACAGGCACGATTCGGAGTGGATCGCCGGGCTTCTGGCCGACGAGTACGATGTCACCGGCGACGAGGCCGAGGCGGATCTTCTGGTGGTGAACACCTGCGCCGTGCGGGACAAGGCGGAGCAGAAGTTTTTCTCGCTGATGGGACGTCTGCGCCCGCTCAAGGCGGGAAAGCGGGACATGGTGATCGGCGTGGCCGGTTGCGTGGCCCAGGAACAGGGGGAGCAGATCATAAAAAGGCAGCCGCTGGTGGACATCGTTTTCGGAACCAAGGCGGTCGAAAAGCTCCCATCTCTTCTAAAAAAGTTCGAGGAGACCGGCCGGCCCCAGGTGGACGTTTCGGCTGAATCCGACTACGACGAATACCCGATGAAGCGCGAATCGGCTGTCTCCGCCTGGGTCTCTATCATGCGCGGGTGCGGCAACCATTGCTCCTATTGCATCGTGCCGAGCACCCGGGGGGCGGAGCAGAGCCGCCCCATGGAAAGCATACTGGCTGAAATACGTGATCTGGCCGAAAAAGGGTACAAGGAGATAACCCTGCTGGGGCAGAACGTTAACAGTTACGGGGCTGGCCTTTCGCAAAAGGCAACGTTCCCGGAGCTATTGAGAAAAGCGGACGCCATAATGGCCGGACATGGCGGCGGATGGCTGCGGTTTGTCACCTCGCACCCCAAGGACCTTTCCGATGACCTCATCGCCGCCATGGCGGAGCTTGAAAGCGTCTGCCCGGCGCTGCATCTTCCAATTCAATCAGGCTCGGACAGGATACTGGCGGCCATGCGGCGGGGCTATACCGCCGAGCGTTATTTCGAAAGGGTGGAAAACTTGCGTCGCAAAATCCCGGACCTGGCGCTCACTTCGGACGTGATAGTCGGATTTCCCGGCGAGACGCAGGAGGATTTTGAGGCCACGCTAAAGGCCGTTGAGCAAGCGGAATACGACAACATATTCCTGTTCAAATATTCACCCAGGGAGGGGACGGACGCCACAAAACTCCCCGGCCGCGTGGACGCAAATACAGCCCGCGAGCGGTTCGACGCGGTGATGGACATACAGCGCGACATCACGCGGCGGCGCTACGAATCGTGGACGGGAAAGGAAATCACGGCGCTTACGGACGGGCCCAGCAAGCGGGACCCGCTAAGGTATTCGGCCCGGACGCCGCAGAACATAACGGTGAACTTTGGCGCCGATATGGATTTCACCGGTTCATTCATCCGTGCTAGGATTATAAAGGCAAAACGGTACAGTCTTGACGGCTCCATCAACGGACAATTGTCACAGAGGCAGGCCCGATGA
- a CDS encoding bifunctional nuclease family protein: protein MVEMKVEGLVFDPVTNTPIIILKDTVGEKSLPIWVGYPEATAIALEMESVATPRPMTHDLIKNLLAALRAKVNHIVVNDLKSNTFFAVISLTFNGGAMEVDSRPSDAIAVALRVKAPIYVTQSVLDNAKTFDGAAAAGAPEDDEQFKKWLDNIRPSDFGKLDQ from the coding sequence ATGGTGGAAATGAAGGTGGAAGGGCTGGTGTTCGACCCGGTCACCAACACGCCGATCATCATATTAAAGGACACTGTGGGGGAAAAGTCGCTCCCCATATGGGTGGGCTACCCGGAGGCGACGGCCATCGCGCTGGAAATGGAGTCCGTGGCCACCCCCAGGCCCATGACCCACGACCTTATAAAAAACCTGCTCGCCGCATTGCGCGCAAAGGTCAACCATATCGTTGTCAACGACCTTAAGAGCAACACCTTCTTCGCCGTGATATCGCTAACCTTCAACGGCGGGGCGATGGAGGTGGACTCACGCCCGTCGGACGCCATTGCCGTTGCGTTGCGGGTGAAGGCGCCCATCTACGTCACCCAGAGCGTCCTGGACAACGCCAAAACTTTCGACGGGGCCGCCGCGGCGGGCGCCCCGGAGGACGACGAGCAGTTCAAAAAATGGCTGGACAACATCCGCCCCAGCGATTTCGGCAAGCTGGACCAGTAG
- the hemB gene encoding porphobilinogen synthase encodes MKFPEYRARRMRASSNIRRMVRENRLSTDMLIYPMFVTFGSGVKDEIKSMPGNFRLSVDKIAEEVKVVEALGIPAVILFGIPEKKDEAGSEAYNPNGVVQLAVREIKNACPDMVVITDVCIDEYTTHGHCGVVSGTKVLNDPTLELLGLMAITHAQAGADMVAPSDMMDGRVGAIRRALDDNGFKDVAIMSYAAKYASGFYGPFREACDSSPQFGDRSSYQMDPANSMEAIREVALDIVENADILMVKPALPYLDIIRRVKSQFNLPLAAYNVSGEYSMIEAAARMGWLDRDRVMMESLLSIHRAGADMILTYFAKDAAKILNG; translated from the coding sequence ATGAAATTCCCGGAATACCGCGCCCGCCGGATGCGCGCCTCCAGCAATATCAGAAGAATGGTGCGGGAAAACCGCCTTTCCACGGACATGCTCATATACCCCATGTTCGTCACTTTCGGTTCCGGCGTGAAGGACGAGATAAAGTCCATGCCCGGCAACTTCCGGCTTTCGGTGGACAAAATCGCCGAGGAGGTGAAGGTGGTGGAGGCGCTCGGCATCCCGGCGGTGATACTGTTCGGCATACCGGAGAAAAAGGACGAAGCCGGATCGGAGGCGTATAATCCCAACGGCGTTGTGCAGCTTGCCGTCCGCGAAATCAAAAACGCCTGCCCGGACATGGTGGTGATAACCGATGTGTGCATAGACGAATACACCACCCACGGCCATTGCGGCGTGGTGAGCGGCACGAAGGTGCTAAACGACCCCACGCTGGAGCTTCTGGGGCTTATGGCCATCACCCACGCCCAGGCCGGGGCGGACATGGTGGCCCCGTCGGACATGATGGACGGGCGCGTGGGCGCCATACGCCGCGCGCTGGACGACAATGGATTCAAGGACGTGGCGATAATGTCCTACGCCGCAAAATACGCCAGTGGTTTCTACGGCCCCTTCCGCGAGGCGTGCGACAGCTCGCCGCAATTTGGCGACCGCTCAAGCTATCAGATGGACCCGGCGAATTCCATGGAAGCGATCCGCGAGGTGGCGCTGGACATTGTGGAGAACGCGGACATACTTATGGTCAAGCCGGCGCTGCCGTACCTGGACATCATCCGGCGGGTCAAATCGCAGTTCAACCTGCCGCTGGCGGCGTACAACGTCTCCGGCGAATACTCCATGATCGAAGCGGCGGCGCGGATGGGCTGGCTGGACCGGGACCGGGTGATGATGGAGTCGCTTTTGTCCATCCACCGTGCCGGGGCGGACATGATCCTCACGTACTTCGCCAAGGACGCGGCGAAGATATTGAACGGGTGA